The Halomonas sp. KG2 genome contains a region encoding:
- a CDS encoding Mur ligase family protein has product MRQQPTVKKPTAARSAQPKAKQPQVRSLIKQHPTKKLSELIVQAKAPLEAELSKAHLSVNKSLTLFLSFTDGLQRATVVQFSGKHLAEVWKKLADWQQRKFKESPKVRWLRIDWVTGTRAMPWADCLKEMQSVKRNYFRYGVCLDTNFRYAFLEQELNANAMLYLGGNQPKAALNKKNFLSYGVKRYGKHFSLPALQDQALLFTTQAILVQPDKPHELLHGYSGGQEGRNTGRRIIEQLDPAQVTSLIQQSSQFLAEQVDAKGRFIYGIHPCFDREINAYNTLRHTSTTYSMLEAWEVTQSSELKSAIDRSMEHLTSQLIRQYTLPSGETLAYLQDSNNEIKLGGNAVCLLALVKYTELTNDQQYLPLMEQLALGIQHMQHQATGQFNHVLNADDLSIKEEFRIIYYDGEAAFGLMRLYGLTKDERWLNTVVSAFEYFIEKDHWKTHDHWLSYCVNELTLYRPEERYYQFGIKNVSGHLNFVMGRITTFPTLLELMMAAHKMITRLETSKQHQHLLEQVDLKKFYRALEARAHYLLNGFFWPEFAIYFQNPQRIMGSFFIRHHSFRVRIDDVEHYLSGYVAFLTHYLKAPCAPSPVVNDRAWNAHHIEAATGGRWLRRPTHDWFFAKGVKYFAPSVCGGDLVVVRGEDEKVGVLPSRVSTLPTPAGIMVSSSSSSTLALESNELPILEVDNIGEAILALGRYARNQMSGVVVGVTGSSGKTTAVAMLAHALATRGDVYASAHNANLPHGVAWNLSSAGWDLPHLVLEMAVGRMPTSSRMARPHVAVFLNVHPAHIGSSHTVADIARVKSAIFEGMSPGGVAVINRDMLEFEMVYSAAIKNKQRVILFGEHEQSDIRLISYDNVTQVATLSRYGGPQENMKIGAAGHHMALNSLAVIAVTTALDYPLAPILERLKTFRPLPGRGEEKLIRFKGRQFTLINDAYNANPGSMAAALDRLGHLTVEGQRIAILGQMEDLGPSAEHYHTALLEAVERAKIDTLYVVGPHYRTFWERLPTAQQGAHVASIEALKTVLADTFNNGDGVLVKGSNSTGMHKIVAWLESETP; this is encoded by the coding sequence ATGCGCCAGCAACCAACAGTGAAAAAGCCTACCGCCGCACGTAGTGCCCAACCAAAGGCCAAACAGCCTCAGGTACGCAGCCTGATCAAGCAGCACCCCACAAAAAAACTCTCAGAGTTAATTGTGCAGGCAAAAGCGCCACTGGAAGCAGAGCTGTCGAAAGCCCATTTATCAGTAAACAAATCACTTACCCTATTTTTATCATTCACGGATGGCTTGCAACGAGCAACCGTGGTGCAGTTTTCAGGTAAGCATCTAGCCGAGGTGTGGAAAAAGCTCGCCGACTGGCAACAACGAAAATTTAAAGAGTCGCCTAAGGTACGCTGGCTACGTATTGACTGGGTAACCGGAACGCGGGCCATGCCATGGGCCGACTGCCTAAAAGAGATGCAAAGCGTAAAGCGCAACTATTTCCGCTATGGCGTCTGTCTAGATACCAACTTCCGCTACGCCTTTCTTGAGCAAGAACTCAACGCAAACGCCATGCTGTACCTAGGTGGCAATCAGCCAAAAGCCGCACTGAACAAGAAAAATTTTCTCAGCTATGGTGTGAAGCGCTACGGTAAGCACTTCTCATTACCAGCCCTCCAAGATCAAGCCCTGCTGTTCACCACCCAAGCCATTTTAGTGCAACCCGACAAACCGCATGAACTGCTTCACGGCTATAGCGGCGGTCAAGAAGGTCGCAATACCGGGCGGCGAATTATCGAGCAGCTAGACCCTGCTCAGGTTACCTCATTAATTCAGCAATCCAGCCAATTCCTGGCAGAGCAGGTCGATGCAAAAGGCCGCTTTATTTATGGCATTCACCCCTGCTTCGACAGAGAAATCAACGCCTACAATACACTCCGCCACACCAGCACCACGTACTCAATGCTTGAAGCATGGGAAGTCACCCAAAGTAGCGAGTTAAAGTCTGCAATAGACCGCTCTATGGAGCACTTAACGAGCCAATTAATTCGCCAATATACCTTACCTTCTGGAGAAACCCTCGCTTACTTACAAGACAGCAACAACGAAATAAAGCTCGGCGGCAACGCGGTGTGTTTGCTTGCCCTTGTTAAGTACACAGAGCTTACTAATGACCAGCAATACTTGCCGCTTATGGAGCAGCTAGCGCTCGGCATACAGCACATGCAGCACCAGGCCACTGGCCAGTTCAATCACGTTTTAAATGCCGACGATCTCAGCATAAAAGAAGAGTTTCGCATCATATACTACGATGGCGAGGCCGCTTTCGGCCTAATGCGCCTATACGGCCTTACTAAAGACGAACGCTGGCTAAACACCGTTGTAAGCGCTTTTGAGTATTTTATCGAAAAAGACCACTGGAAAACTCACGACCACTGGCTTAGTTACTGCGTCAATGAATTAACGCTTTACCGACCAGAAGAGCGTTACTACCAATTTGGTATCAAAAACGTTTCAGGGCATCTTAATTTTGTGATGGGACGTATTACGACTTTCCCAACGCTGCTTGAATTGATGATGGCAGCTCACAAAATGATTACACGCCTGGAAACTAGCAAGCAGCATCAACATCTGCTGGAGCAAGTTGATCTTAAGAAGTTCTACCGCGCATTAGAAGCACGGGCACACTACCTGCTCAATGGTTTTTTCTGGCCAGAATTTGCTATCTACTTTCAGAACCCGCAGCGCATCATGGGTAGCTTTTTTATTCGTCACCACAGCTTCCGTGTACGTATCGATGATGTGGAGCACTATTTGTCGGGGTATGTTGCGTTCTTGACCCACTATCTAAAAGCGCCCTGCGCCCCCTCCCCCGTGGTCAACGACCGCGCCTGGAATGCCCATCACATAGAAGCAGCCACAGGGGGGCGCTGGCTTCGACGGCCTACACACGACTGGTTCTTCGCAAAGGGAGTTAAGTATTTCGCTCCGAGCGTTTGTGGTGGCGACCTTGTGGTTGTGAGAGGCGAGGATGAGAAGGTCGGCGTTCTGCCAAGTCGCGTGAGCACCTTACCAACACCAGCAGGTATCATGGTGAGCTCATCCTCATCATCCACGCTGGCGCTAGAAAGCAACGAACTCCCAATACTTGAGGTCGACAACATCGGGGAGGCAATCTTAGCCCTTGGCCGCTATGCTCGAAATCAGATGAGCGGTGTTGTTGTTGGAGTGACTGGAAGTTCGGGTAAAACGACGGCCGTGGCCATGCTGGCACATGCTCTAGCAACCCGAGGTGACGTTTATGCTAGTGCACACAATGCAAATTTACCGCATGGCGTTGCCTGGAACCTATCTTCAGCTGGATGGGATTTGCCACACCTAGTACTAGAAATGGCAGTCGGCAGAATGCCGACCAGTTCCAGAATGGCACGGCCGCATGTTGCTGTTTTCCTGAACGTCCATCCGGCGCATATAGGTAGCTCACACACAGTGGCTGATATTGCTCGCGTCAAAAGCGCTATTTTCGAGGGGATGTCACCGGGTGGGGTTGCTGTCATCAACCGAGATATGCTCGAGTTTGAAATGGTCTACTCGGCCGCGATTAAGAACAAGCAACGCGTCATATTGTTTGGCGAACACGAGCAGAGTGACATACGACTGATTAGCTATGACAACGTAACGCAGGTTGCCACATTGTCACGTTACGGCGGCCCACAGGAGAACATGAAAATTGGAGCAGCTGGCCACCATATGGCCTTGAACAGCCTTGCCGTAATAGCCGTCACGACGGCATTGGACTATCCGTTAGCACCAATACTAGAACGCTTAAAAACATTCCGCCCACTGCCCGGCCGTGGAGAGGAAAAACTGATTCGTTTTAAGGGTCGCCAGTTCACACTAATCAATGATGCCTACAATGCCAATCCAGGCTCAATGGCCGCAGCACTGGATCGACTGGGACACCTCACTGTTGAAGGACAACGAATTGCCATTCTGGGGCAAATGGAAGACCTGGGACCATCAGCCGAACACTACCACACAGCACTTTTAGAGGCTGTCGAGCGCGCTAAAATCGACACACTGTATGTCGTTGGCCCCCATTACCGAACATTTTGGGAGCGTTTGCCTACTGCGCAGCAAGGCGCCCACGTGGCGTCTATTGAGGCATTAAAAACAGTGCTGGCAGATACCTTCAACAATGGCGACGGTGTACTCGTAAAAGGCTCGAACAGCACAGGCATGCATAAAATC